In Hermetia illucens chromosome 5, iHerIll2.2.curated.20191125, whole genome shotgun sequence, a single window of DNA contains:
- the LOC119657158 gene encoding glucose dehydrogenase [FAD, quinone]-like, whose product MNYIEPTCAARSLGPANNLVNTFLSTILTFHCSLTTPDSWPPDYGETALKYGLNDYDFIVVGSGTAGSVVAGRLAENINHKVLLLEAGGDPPIESEIPGLVGATVGSEIDWKYPTKPNRLSCLALKNEYCTWNKGKVLGGSHSINGMAHLRGNSRDYDTWEQLGNPTWGWNSIQKYFQKTENFTGDNRFGAHGTSGPMNVEGYQSPKIDQYLIVQAAKELGYKEVDDFVAGNFLGFGKVYGTLKDGRRMSTAKAFLSKPKPNLHIIKHAMARKIQLSPGLKAEGVDFVYKGKHELKALARKEVIVSAGTIETPKLLMLSGIGPKMHLSSMNIPVRKDLPVGENLQDHIRAYLYLKLKYDEKLGLNSNFMDMFYSQWVHRNGPLGMAGLDVAGFIDTVGDGKYPDVQLIFGPIGNAKLFGFDYKSHIRESIIKQIDESDRFLAVSVVLLRPKSRGYLRLQSGEYERNPLIVTNDLMEDSDVMTIVRGINKLLEFENTPTFRGLKAEFLKVNLPECDLHGYKTIKYWQCYVRYMSSTIHHAVGTAKMGPRTDRTAVVDPELKVHGVEGLRVIDASIMPTEVSANINPAVIMLAEKGVDFVKNRWK is encoded by the exons atgaattatattgagccaACCTGTGCGGCAAGAAGCCTTGGACCCGCGAATAATTTGGTCAACACATTCCTTTCTACAATATTGACCTTTCATTGTAGTTTAACTACTCCAGATAGTTGGCCACCAGATTATGGAGAGACCGCGTTGAAATATG GCCTCAATGATTACGACTTCATTGTTGTCGGATCAGGAACAGCAGGATCAGTGGTTGCAGGACGATTAGCAGAAAATATCAACCATAAAGTTCTACTTTTGGAAGCTGGTGGAGATCCGCCGATAGAATCAGAG ATCCCTGGGCTAGTAGGCGCTACTGTGGGAAGTGAAATCGATTGGAAGTACCCAACGAAACCGAATCGATTATCCTGTTTGGCACTTAAGAATGAATATTGCACATGGAACAAAGGCAAAGTGTTAGGCGGTTCACACTCTATTAATGGCATGGCTCATCTTCGTGGTAATTCTCGCGATTATGACACTTGGGAACAACTAGGGAATCCGACATGGGGATGGAATAGCATCCAGAAATATTTCCAGAAGACTGAGAACTTCACTGGAGACAACCGTTTTGGGGCTCACGGAACATCTGGTCCAATGAATGTTGAGGGATATCAATCACCGAAAATTGATCAGTATTTGATTGTACAAGCGGCAAAGGAGTTGGGTTACAAAGAAGTTGACGACTTTGTAGCTGGAAATTTCTTAGGATTTGGTAAAGTTTATGGAACCTTGAAGGATGGAAGAAGAATGAGTACCGCGAAAGCATTTTTGAGTAAGCCAAAACCTAATCTACATATTATCAAGCATGCTATGGCACGGAAAATTCAACTTAGTCCTGGCTTAAAAGCGGAGGGAGTAGATTTTGTATACAAAGGTAAGCATGAATTGAAGGCATTAGCCCGGAAAGAAGTGATTGTATCAGCCGGGACAATTGAGACACCAAAACTGTTGATGCTGTCGGGTATCGGACCTAAGATGCATCTAAGCTCAATGAATATTCCTGTTCGTAAGGACCTTCCCGTCGGCGAGAACTTGCAGGATCATATCAGGGCCTATTTGTACTTAAAACTGAAATACGACGAGAAGCTTGGGCTAAATTCTAACTTTATGGATATGTTCTACAGTCAATGGGTGCACCGGAATGGACCCTTAGGTATGGCTGGTTTGGATGTAGCAGGTTTCATCGATACTGTCGGAGACGGTAAATACCCAGATGTTCAACTAATTTTTGGACCAATTGGCAATGCGAAGTTATTTGGATTCGATTATAAGTCGCACATTCGTGAAAGTATTATCAAACAAATTGACGAATCCGATCGATTTTTGGCAGTCTCCGTTGTTCTATTGCGTCCTAAATCGAGAGGTTACCTTCGACTTCAAAGCGGTGAATATGAGAGAAATCCACTAATTGTTACAAATGATTTGATGGAGGATTCGGATGTAATGACGATTGTTCGAGGTATCAACAAGCTTCTGGAATTCGAAAATACTCCAACTTTTAGAGGTCTTAAGGCAGAGTTTCTAAAAGTGAATCTTCCGGAATGCGACTTGCATGGGTATAAGACCATCAAATATTGGCAATGCTATGTGCGGTATATGTCAAGCACCATCCATCACGCGGTAGGTACGGCGAAAATGGGACCAAGGACCGATAGGACCGCTGTTGTCGACCCCGAGCTCAAAGTGCATGGAGTGGAAGGGTTGAGAGTAATCGATGCAAGTATAATGCCCACTGAAGTGAGTGCCAACATAAATCCTGCAGTGATAATGTTAGCCGAGAAAGGggtagattttgttaaaaaccGCTGGAAGTAA